Below is a genomic region from Candidatus Gastranaerophilales bacterium.
GGGTGTATTTTCATTTCAATATCTTTTTGCAAACTGTTTTGTATGCATTAATATTTTTGGCTATATTCAAAGTAAGCTCTTTTTGTTTGTTTAAAGTCAATAATAAACACAGATTCTTCAAAATATTATTTATAATAATTTTTCAAATAGTATATTTCTTGTATTTTATCAAAATGTCATTTTGGAGCTTTGCATTTTTATCTGTTATAAATGCAATGATTTTAGTTTCTTCTCTTAGTAAAATATATAAAAACAAATTGCTTTTTACATTGGTTATTACTGCTTTTTTAACTTCATTTAAGGCTTTTTATTTTTTAAATATGACAACTTACGGCTCAGCGATAGTCATTTTTACATTGATTTCAGTTGTTTCTGCTACTTTGGTATTGTGTGACAATGATGAAAAAAGAATTGTTCTTAATCGAAACATAAAAATGATATTGCTTGCTGGTATAGTGGCACTTTGCCTAATTAACGCTACTTTCATAAGAATGGCAAAAAACCCTATTATTACTCCTAAAGGGACATTATATACTACATACCCTTGCTATTACACAAATAGCATGTTGATGAAGTATCTTGAACAAAATGACAAAAAAGGCAAAAAAATGATAATTTTACCGGAGACACCATTTATGAATTATGTCTTAAATATGGATTCGGATAATCAGGCATATACTACGCTTCCAGTTGAAGTCGCTGTTTTTGGGGAGGAAAAAATTATCCAACGCTTTAAACAAATTAAACCTGAATTTTTTGTAGTTTCAAATAGAAAAACAGAGGAATACGGCTATGATTATATTTGTAAAAACTACGCTTTTGGACTATGCTCAATGATATATAATGACTATAATCAAGATGCTGTGTTTGAAGAGGGCAAGTTGAAGATGATAGTTTACAAGAGAAAAGATTTGAAATGAAAAAAATTGCTTTGATTAATCACGGATGTGCCAAAAATTTAGTAGACTCTGAGTTGATGCTTGGTATTTTGTC
It encodes:
- a CDS encoding glycosyltransferase family 39 protein, which codes for MTDIGREVYIPWQMIKGQLLYKNIYTIFGPFPYQLNALWLKLVGDSLSSFYLIGLINSFLVINLVYAISREFLSKGNSFLITLFVMQSSIFAYHIFNFNFPYAYASVYAVSALLASLLTLLKYQKSKDVKFAYLASFFAGISLLSKYDYVLYILYLVCVFCFICPLTWRQKIKATLVFISMPLISYGALLIQGVTFSDWYNNFLLVQKMATTKELSHFYFSLGVYFHFNIFLQTVLYALIFLAIFKVSSFCLFKVNNKHRFFKILFIIIFQIVYFLYFIKMSFWSFAFLSVINAMILVSSLSKIYKNKLLFTLVITAFLTSFKAFYFLNMTTYGSAIVIFTLISVVSATLVLCDNDEKRIVLNRNIKMILLAGIVALCLINATFIRMAKNPIITPKGTLYTTYPCYYTNSMLMKYLEQNDKKGKKMIILPETPFMNYVLNMDSDNQAYTTLPVEVAVFGEEKIIQRFKQIKPEFFVVSNRKTEEYGYDYICKNYAFGLCSMIYNDYNQDAVFEEGKLKMIVYKRKDLK